A window of Heterodontus francisci isolate sHetFra1 chromosome 2, sHetFra1.hap1, whole genome shotgun sequence genomic DNA:
ggaacctggagcTATAATGAAAATAAACTATTGCATGTGGTagcacaggttgagaaagtggttaaagcaGCAGAtgtaatcagggctttgtataaaGGCCTTGCAGTACAAAAAAAAAAGTTCATGAACTTGGCTCAAACATtgccagttgaggccaaaacagtgttcAATTCTAGACACTATACTACAGGTTGGATATGGAGGCTTGAGGGTAAAGATACTAGAATCCAGAGTGAGGAACTTCAATTAAGTGGATAAGTTGTAGAAGCTGGTGATGTTCAAAAATGAGGGACTGGACTGTAGAAATCTACCATTGGTAAAATAGATCAGAACCAGGAAGACAAGCTGGTTAGCcagagaaccagaggtgacatgtagAACACTTACTGTGCAAAAGGTCATACTGACAATTGTGCCAATATTGCCAGTTGTTTACCAATACATCCAGTTGAGTTTCCTTCAGCCTTCTGAAGTGGCTGCCCATTGGTTAACTCTTCCCAAAGGATCGTCCAGCCAAGTGTATTGAATTAGCACTGAGCTGTTGTATCAGAGCAGTGTCATTCCACTGAATAGTGTGGAGTAGAGCTTCATTCAGCTGACACTACACAAGGATGAGCAGCCAGACTCCATCCTGAATATCCTAATGCTGACCCTCCTTCATGCTTTGTAATGGGTCTGTAATCAATCTGCATTTGACAATTCCCAACAATTGCTCAGACTCAGTATTCAGCTTCCACTGCTGCTCAGCAACAGCCCAAACTACTAAAGGTTTtgggaggattatttttattcatccCTGGGATGTGGAcattactgacaaggccagcatttgttgcccatcctcaattgcctttgaactgagtgtattgctaagccatttcagagggcagttaagagtcaaacatattgctgtggatctggagacacatgtaggccagaccaggtaagactgTAAATTTCCTTCCCCAAAAAGAAAGGAGTGAACCGATGTGTTTTGACAATGGTGTCatgctcaccattagactagctttttaatgttGAAAGTAGTTCAATTCAAATTTCagcatctgctgtgatgggatttaaacccatgtcagcAAGGCTTTATCCTGGACCACTCCATTACAgaagatattaccactatgccactgcctactcAGATTTCTGGTCCATAAACTACAAATAACAGACCAGTGAAACAAGGGAACCTTGCAGCACTGCCAGGCTCcagtcagttttcctaatctcccaTTAAAGGGTCATTTCAACAACCTGACTTACTGTTTCCCATCTTCAGTCGATGGGATGGAGACATCCTGGCTTGGTCCAAATAGATAGAATGCTGTGCTCTAGTTCAGGTGGCACTCCTCCCTATTTCTGAAGCACCCAGGTACATTATATCTCAGCAGCCAGCATCTCCAAAAGACAGAAAAAACCCAACAAGCGGAGAATTGGTCAGGACCATATCAGCTCCATATTGATCCTCAGCAGAGACAGATTACGGTGTTTCCATGTCTATGGCAGAGTTCAGGGACCAGTCCTGTTCATTGGGCATGACTAGGACAGCTCATGTGCCAGGCTTGAACTGGTTAAGTGATTCCTTGTGGCAGTACCAGAGGCGTGAGACTGTTGCCCAGGATCAGATTTAGATACAACTAGAAACATGGGCAACCCCATTTGACTCCAAATGGAGTCAAGTTTATACCTCCCTCTGTGGCAGTGGGAAGAATGTAAATTTATAAATTGCAACTTCCATTCCATTGAATAATTTAACATTCAGACAGAGCCCAAGACTTCATCTACAAACAGGAGTTTATTATCCagacaggggtggcacagtggcgcagtggttagcactgcagcttcacagctccagcgacctgggttcaattctgggtactgcctgtgtggagtttgcaagttctccctgtgtctgcgtgggtttcctccgggtgctccggtttcctcccacatgccaaagacttgcaggctgataggtaaattggctattataaattgcccctagtataggtaggttgtagggaaatattgggacaggtggggatgtggtaggaatatagagtcagtgtaggattagtataagtgggtggttgatggtcggcacagactcggtgggccgaagggcctgtttcagtactgtatctctaactaactaactaactacagTTCCAATGATCTGCACTCAGAATCCACCCTGTGACCCACATCcattttccacacagcaacagtccCAACCAACAGGGCCACAGAGAGCAGAGCCACCCCAACTGCTACTCCAGGAAGAACATGGGAGGGGGAATccacagcagcatctgtggagagaagccagGGTTAGAGGGGCACCAGTTACTGCATCACTACACACTGGAGGAAGTTCCTCCTTTACCTTTCTCTTCCTGCTGGATCCCTGCAGACAATCTCTCCCCATCTTCCAGGAAAATGATGGGTCCAGTGGTCACCAAGGTCCCAGACTGGTTATTGGTGCTTCTATGTCTCTCTAGGGAGAGAAGAGTTCAAGGTTCAGTAGCTGCCTGAATCAGATGTTCAAGCTCAAACCTGTTGCCTATCAGGTGCCAGGAGGAGAGATGATCCATTTGGGAAAataaattggatgggtgcttgatggaaaaattgcagagctacagggatagagcaggggaaatgggactgacttatCTGCAGAGAAGTCACAATGGATTCTGTCTGCAAAGACCGCTCCATGGGCTGTAATAACTTGATGGCCTCATGCAAAAAAACACTAGGCTCGATGATAGTGACAATAAACATGGTTTCCAGATCAGAACAATTCCAAAGGACACACTTCAACCAAGCAGCTTGTAAAATGGCCAGTCTGGGCTTGATTAATTAGTGGTTATTGAGAAAACCCCTCTCTAACCCAATAATAGTTTCATTGGATTGGGAACTCCTGATGACATGAGAATCAGATGCCTGTTGAAGGTTCCCAGACAAAGATTGAACCAGACGAGGTTTGGAGCAGAGAGCACCTGGACCAATTAGATTCCACTCTGCAGGTGAGGAGTGAGGAACAATGAACCAACATTCCTGCTCACATTATCCTGGCTGAGGGATCACAACATGCTTGGTCTGCATCTCCCGGCTTTCTTGTGCTCACACTGACTGCCACTTCCTGATGGAAACTTGCACACAATGGGACTTGGGGGAAAACATTGAGCAGTTCAGAGCTGCAGGATTGCTGACACTTCTgggcccagtgttcagatctcccacACACTCCCCATCAGGGTTCACTTTCTACTCACATCCCAGGTACTTACTGGGGCTGCAGGAAGCTGTGCAGTTCTCTCGGCTGGAAGGGGAGCAAACTTCAGCACTGCAGTGGAAGTAAACCTGCAAAGAGACAGTGCGGTATGGTGAGTGCCACAGctcccaggaagcaggaggagaggaatGCTTCTCCATTCAAAAAGATAGATAGAACAGGGAGCTCACTCAGTAACAAGCTCAACCAAGTCAGCCAGAATGACTGAAGGAGACTCACCTCCCCGCTCAGAGGCCAGCCTGAAACTCGCTCCCAGAAAGTGAAAGTGCTGACTACAAAGCGCTTATGATGAGTTGGGAAACGCAAATGGGAAGCAGCGTCTAGCGGGAGGAGGCGGCTTTTGTAGTTGTCACCAGTAAAGGGGCACCTGGAACAGAAAGAATGATAGCATTGCTGTCAACTAGTGATCCAAGATGAGACTAGAATACAATGCAGAGGAACAGGGAAACCACTTGCTAACACCTCATTGCTTTGCTGAATCTTCattgcctcccccaccccctcacctgttCACCAGGAGCTTCCATTGAAGCTGGGAATAGGGCTCGGCAGTAGGGCTCGCCCAGCACTCATTGAGCACCAGCACAAGGGATGGGTCGTTCCGGTTCAGGACACGAACCTCCACAAACACGGGCTCCCGGAGCACACTCAGGATCGGGTAGTCACTGGCCACGTACCAGCTCCGGTaggcagcatctgaaaagagaaagatgCAGGATGGCCACAatgtgcagagacagagagagacagaagttgGACACTAGCCATCAGAGAGCACTCGCTACCTCTCGCTATTCTCAGCTCCAGAAGCAGGATCCCGGTCTCGGTGGCAGGCAGTGGCGGAGAAAGGGTGTAAACTCGGGGCTTCAGCTGCAATTCAGACTCCTGGCTTCCCTTGTAACTGCACTGGACATGGAGCCTGCAAGAGAAGGGACACGGCTACACAATTCAGCTCCTCACCACCTCTAGCCGCTCAATGTGCTCCCATTCTCACCTGAAGGGGCTGTCCCGGCTCACCGATCCCAAAGCACCATCCAAGATCTCAAACTGAGCCAACACATCCGTTTCATACACCACGTCCACCCCGTCCAGCTACAAGAGACACAAGACCATCAGTACTGACTGACACCCATTGATGGGACAGCCAAGCCACAATACATACCCGCTGGCTAGTGCCACACTCAGTGAGTGCGAACTCAAAGAGCACAGTGTCTACAGAGGCcacggtgggactgcactcagctccgTGTCCATCCTTCAGATGCACCGTTGTCAGGTTTACAGGAGGCAGCGTCAAATCCTTGGAGATGGCGATCAGGACCCGCCCATCCTTGGTGCAAACTGCAAGACAGGCAATGAAAGGAGTTTAGTTGTTGTCCCAATCTCAGCAGAACATGTTtctgagaatgcttccagggatgagggactgggatTTCAGCTCTGTGGATAGAACAAGGAATACAGTCCCAGCTTCCCcaggaggagagatttgataggtgGGGAACATGAGGGGCCTAGAtcaattagatagagagaaactgttcccattggcacaagggtggagaaccagagggcacagattgaaggagaTTGGTAGAAGCAGAGGTGACAGGAGGGAAAActgacacagcgagtggttaggatctggaatgtactgcccgagTAGTGGAGACAGATTTAATCAGAGCTTTCAAAGACTATCGGATAATTATCAAGAGACGACATGCAGGGCTTCTGGGAAAGGGAAGAGCTGAATTGCTCTGAGACAGtatggacacaacaggccaaatggccactTGTGCTGTATCCAAGACTTCTTTGGGAAAAGCGAcctctgtgccacacaagtgccaggcaatgacctttgcTAACAAGGGGGCATGTAACTATCTCTCCatgacattacaatcactgaatcataGTCAATTACAAGGACATAATTGTTTGGAGAaaacagatttacaagaatgttgccagagtttGAAAGTTGCAGATATGAGGAAGATTGGCTTAGCAATGGTTGTTAGGcaatggaacagaggcccaaccagtcctcatccaccaccaccctcctccgcctggctgaacttgttcccacattgaacaacttctccttcaactccacgcacttccttcaagtaaaaggtgttgctatgggtacccgcatgggtcctagttgtaccttattttttgtgggatatgtcgagcattctttgttcccgtcctactcaggccccaactctttttccggtacattgatgactgtattggtgccgtttcctgctcccgccccgaactcgaaaactttatcaactttgcttccaatttccacccttctctcacctttacatggaccatctcggacacttcccttcccttcccttcctcgacttctctgtctccatctctggggataggtcgtctactaatatccattataagcccaccgactcccacagctacctcgactacacttcttcacaccctacctcctggaatGACTCCAttctcagtttctccgtctccgaagcatctgctctgatgatgctaccttccatgacggtgcttctggtatgacctcctttttcctcaaccgaggattcccccccactgttgttgacagggtcctcaaccgtgtccggccaatttcccgtacctctgccgtcaacccttcccctccctccctcccagaaccgctacagggttccccttgtcctcactttccaccccaccagcctccacatcctccaccatttccgtcacctccagcgtgatgccactaccaaatgcatcttcccctccctttccctctcagcattccgaagggatcgttccctccgtgacaccctggtccactcctccattacccccaccacctcgtccccttcccatggcaccttcccctgcaatcgcaggaggtgtaatacctgcccatttacctcctctctcctcactatcccaggccccaaacactcctttcaggtgaagcagcgattgacttgtacttctttcaatgtagtatactgtattcgctgctcacaatgtggtctactctacattggggagaccaagcgcagactgggtggccattttagtttagtttagtttagtttagagatacagcactgaaacaggcccttcggcccaccgagtctgtgccgaccatcaaccacccatttatactaatcctacactaatcccatattcctaccacatccacacctgtccctatatttccctaccacctacctatactaggggcaatttataatggccaatttacctatcaacctgcaagtcttttggcatgtgggaggaaaccggagcacccggaggaaacccacgcagacacagggagaacttgcaaactccacgcaggcagtacccagatttgaacccgggtcgctggagctgtgaggctgcggtgctaaccactgcgccactgtgccacccatgccgaacacctccactcggtctgcaagcaggaccctgagcttccagttgcttgccatttcaacactcccccctgctctcatgctcacatctctgtcctgggattgctgcagtgttccagtgaacatcaacacaagctcgaggaacagcatctcatttaccaattaggcacactacagcctgctggactgaacactgagttcaataatttcagagcatgacgggcccctcattttactttcatttttaattattttgtcttatattttttatatattaatttttttgtgtttgttttattttatttcatcttagtttgttcagtttgcttacccactttcttTACatctttgtacttgcagctgttcagttttctgtccattaacaccctatctgtactaatgctttgtccttcaacacaccattaacatattgtttgcctttgctccatgaccttctggtcggttgttctctgtgaccttgtcctttctacactttctcctttgttatctcttgccccacccccactttacttgctttctccactttcacatttctaatatttgccagttctgatgaagggtcactgacctgaaacattaactctgcttctctctctacagatgctgccagacttgctgagtatttccagcatttcttgtttttatttcagatttccagcatccgcagtattttgtttttattccatgttTTAAATCTTTGCCCTGTCCTTGTATTCCCTCTTTCTAAAGATTCCTCTATTCCAGCCCAGGTTTACATAAGAAAAACAatgggagcaggagtcggccattaggCCCCTTAGCCTATTCCACAAGGTAGCTGATCTGCTCCCTCAACCTCACTTCCTGCCCCATTTCCTTGATTCTTTGAGTATGCAAAAACCTCTCAATCAGTCTTGAatctattcaatgactgagcctccacagctctctgagtagagaatttcaaagattcacaatgaaCACATTTCTACTctgctcagtcctaaatggccagccTCTTTTCCTGAGCTTATGTCCCAACATTCTCAACTCTCCTGGCTGGGGAAGCAGCCTCTTAGCCTGTAAAGTGTTGTcatacagacccccacctgccaagaatgaggcatattaatttcatcatatgaacattaattttaaactgttgctggagtgaagaaatgacttgtttaaaaagagatcaccagacacttggccggaggacatttgcatactaagagacagtgcttggagagacaaaagaattgcttacTGATTCGatgaacagagattgggctggacaATGGT
This region includes:
- the LOC137381213 gene encoding zona pellucida sperm-binding protein 4-like; the encoded protein is LAVCTKDGRVLIAISKDLTLPPVNLTTVHLKDGHGAECSPTVASVDTVLFEFALTECGTSQRLDGVDVVYETDVLAQFEILDGALGSVSRDSPFRLHVQCSYKGSQESELQLKPRVYTLSPPLPATETGILLLELRIARDAAYRSWYVASDYPILSVLREPVFVEVRVLNRNDPSLVLVLNECWASPTAEPYSQLQWKLLVNRCPFTGDNYKSRLLPLDAASHLRFPTHHKRFVVSTFTFWERVSGWPLSGELCNFSIKHPSNLFSQMDHLSSWHLIGNRFELEHLIQAATEP